The following nucleotide sequence is from Lysobacter panacisoli.
CGCTTCCACCTCGCGCCGTCCCTTGGCCGTCAGTGTGATGCGACGCACGCGTGCGTCGTCCGGCGCGGGCTGCGACTTCAGCAGGCCCTGCGCTTCCAGAGAACGCAATAGTCGGCTGATGTAGCCCGAATCCAGCGACAGCCGCGCGCGCAGCTCGCGTACGGACGCACCGTCGCGTCCGATCTCGAACAAGAGCCGTGACTCCGCCAGCGGGCGGCCGCGTCCGAGGTAATCGTCGTCGAGCACGCCGATGCGGCGCGTGACCGTCCGGTTGAAGCGCCGGACCTGTTGGATCTGGCTTTCGTCCATTGCCTGACTTTAGTCAGACAATTGGTTCCGATCAAGCCCGCCATGTGCCCCGCCCGACCGACGGTATCGATGACTGCTCCGGTCACGCGTAATGCGCCGCGATCATCGCCACCACCACATAGCGCGCGACCTTGGCCACGGCGACCAGCACCAGGAACACCCTCAGCGGTTCGCGCATAACGCCGGCCGCCAGCGTCAGCGGATCGCCGATGATCGGCATCCAGCTCAGCAGCAGCGACCACTTGCCGTAGCGTGCGTACCACGCCTGTGCGCGCGCCAGCTGCGCCGGCTTGACGGGGAACCAGCGGCGATCGGCGAAGCGCATGACTTCACGCCCGAGGAACCAGTTGACGGTGGAGCCGAGCACGTTGCCCACGCTCGCCACCAGCACCAGCAGCCACGGCACATAACCCGCCACGACCAGCCCGGCGAGCAGGCCTTCCGATTGCGCGGGCAACAACGTGGCGGCGACGAACGCCGCGGCGAACAGACCTAGGTAAGGCATCCCGCGATTCTACGGACCCGTCACGCCAGCGAAACCGCCTTGCCCGTGCGCACCGACTCGTAGATAGCCTGCATGATGCGCACGTCGCGCAGGCCTTCCTCGCCGGGCACCTTGGTCGGCCTGCTTTCGAGGATGCATTGCGCGAAGTCGTCCATCTCCGCGGCGAACAGGTCGATTTCCGGGAAGCGGATTTCCTTGCCGTCGCTGCGGCGGCCGTGGTTGCCGTCGTAGAAGAAGGCCGGATCGAGTTCGAACCAGCCGCGCTCGGCGTTCACGCGCAGGTTCTGGATGCGGCCGGCCTTGTAGCTGGTGCTGCAATACGCGACCACGCCGCTGGGAAACTTCGTCGTCCAGACGATGGTTTCGTCGACCTGCGCGAACTTCACCGGATCCGTCTTGGTCTCCAGCGCGGACACCAGCACGGGCTCTTCGCCGGTGAGGTAACGCGTGGCCTGCAGCGCGTAGATGCCGACGTCCATCAGCGCACCGCCGCCGGCGAGATCGCGCTTGAGCCGCCACTGGTCCGGATCGCCGACATCGATGGCGAAACCCGCCTGCAGGATCGTCGGCTTGCCGAAGATCT
It contains:
- a CDS encoding YqaA family protein yields the protein MPYLGLFAAAFVAATLLPAQSEGLLAGLVVAGYVPWLLVLVASVGNVLGSTVNWFLGREVMRFADRRWFPVKPAQLARAQAWYARYGKWSLLLSWMPIIGDPLTLAAGVMREPLRVFLVLVAVAKVARYVVVAMIAAHYA
- a CDS encoding Gfo/Idh/MocA family protein: MPEVSRRQFLASTAVAMAAAPFISTSSTRARANESRKLGIAICGLGRLSEHQIAPALMKTKHCRLAGIVTGTPAKAEAWKAKYGIRADSVYSYDTMHRMADNRDIDIVYVVTPNALHAPHTIAAAKAGKHVFCEKPLEISVERCQQMIDACRAAGRMLGTAYRCQFDPHHLECIRLVREQIFGKPTILQAGFAIDVGDPDQWRLKRDLAGGGALMDVGIYALQATRYLTGEEPVLVSALETKTDPVKFAQVDETIVWTTKFPSGVVAYCSTSYKAGRIQNLRVNAERGWFELDPAFFYDGNHGRRSDGKEIRFPEIDLFAAEMDDFAQCILESRPTKVPGEEGLRDVRIMQAIYESVRTGKAVSLA